The Hordeum vulgare subsp. vulgare chromosome 4H, MorexV3_pseudomolecules_assembly, whole genome shotgun sequence genomic interval aaaatgtcatggttgaaatcagcccaacccatttcaattgatcacatgggctagttttatttttttgggctttttcttattgggcttctttttggcccttagcctatttacaaccactttagTAACAAAAAAtcgaattttttttgtcattataatttgggccctcgccttttagtgcccaaattcatttgatccagtttcagttttgacctctttcatttttgaattcagcaactttttgttccagagcttggtttcatttctatttgttgggccttttcaatccaattatttgtccaatattaaatccaacactatttcatagtcaaatcaagaaaactccaagtcaaattaaaatcatccatcatataacatcacataatacatttcccaggtttacataacacaataactcatctcctgaatacatttccttacacatgaatatagcaagaacggacagaATTACACAATCGAACAATGACACATCTGCTACTATCCCAACAGTACAAGggacttcattccactctcctatgagacatgctcGAAATGCGACAACTTGCCATCGTAGAAgaacattacactgcacatgaatcaaacaaacggaaataaatataaaaatattagAGTTAGTGTTCAAAACTTAGCAAGTTTGTGTTAAGAACTTGATCTCCTTACTAAAAACATAATGTACAACAGTTTGGCCACACCAAAACGTATAATATTTTTTATTACTACTACTATATGGTTAGATTCAACTACTACGTCTCGTCTGGCAAGATGACAATTAAATTGAGTGCACTGGAGTATACTGATGCAACTAGATTTGCATCCCTGGCCTTTAAAAAAGTTCGGTTTAAGATACTTCAACGATGGGTGACATCTCAGTAGCATCTCCCTGTAACATCATATGCTTAGCTGACAAACTCCATTGTGTACCACAATAACAGAAGCACATCAAGCATCTCTACAACAATATATATATAGTGATGGCATGCCTAGCATCAGTTTTAAAAAGCTCGATTTTAGATACATCAAAGACCAAAAAAGGTGTCAGTCGTCTAAGTGTTTCACATCTTCTTCTCagcacaccatcatcataatagtGTTATTGAACTCACTATCATGGTCGATGCTGTCCTGGACAACCTTGGCCAGTTCCAGCATGGTGAACTCACCGGGGTTGCCCAAGTTGAATGGCCAGTTCCAGCATGGTGAACTCACCGGGGTTGCCCAAGTTGAATGGCCCAATGTGATCACTTTCCATCAGCCTCATCAACCCCTCAACCTGGAAGAGTGCTATTTTAGAAAGCGCATTCCAGATAGCATAGCCATAATTATTGTTCATTGATGGTTAGATAAGACCTACCAAATAAGAAACATATTGGAAACTCCTCGTCTGCTTGCCATCACCGTAAACCGTCAAAGGCTCCTTCCTTAGCGCCTGCCATTATATTAACATAGAGCATTCGGGTGTTAGTTCGGAAATGAAAAGAAACATGCGGTTTTTAAACTAGCAGAGAAACAACGTTGTGTGTTTACCTGAGCAACAAAGTTGCTGACAACACGGCCATCGTCAATCCACATGCGCGGGCCACAGGTGGTAAAGATCCGAGCAATCCTAACCTGAATAGTGAACACAACAAAATACAGCAATCACTACACATACAGACCTATTTTTATACAGATGGAATGGAAATTCCAGTGCTTGCAACAATATATTAGTAAAACACAAATGACAAAATACCTCAAGGTTGGCACCACGATGGTAGTCCATGGTCAAGGTTTCAGCTGTACGCTTCCCCTCGTCGTAGGAACTCCTGACACCTGTTGTCCAGAGAAACATACATACACATCAGTGGTACTTCTCTGGAGAAAGAGTAATACTATGTTCTATATGTAATGACTTTAAACTGTACA includes:
- the LOC123450453 gene encoding UDP-glucuronic acid decarboxylase 4-like → MDYHRGANLEVRIARIFTTCGPRMWIDDGRVVSNFVAQALRKEPLTVYGDGKQTRSFQYVSYLVEGLMRLMESDHIGPFNLGNPGEFTMLELAKVVQDSIDHDSEFNNTIMMMVC